The Lonchura striata isolate bLonStr1 chromosome 5, bLonStr1.mat, whole genome shotgun sequence genome window below encodes:
- the RIBC2 gene encoding RIB43A-like with coiled-coils protein 2, with protein MSGLGPQRELEEAAALERRRRRELLRRGRIFDPRIRTIGIDKDALDVQVKERKIKEAAEKAEHERFAHDMKKNDKLMCLLEERQKNEIKEMNRALNEFQKNFQGPETRREFDLNDPQALKKDRPARVSDDDPRCTISGMQKFVGEDLNYDQRMKFQKEQLREWSFQQQKDWKNALADQKLADDLYDKFRIELDRKIMEEQRREEESRRAVCTDTKNFNRIQAAELDHKNKLEKAQKIKDDMAEITCLLRGDFLSENPDQAIGPWGKHNVLVNRWKGMNQEQLMAIREFQKEQALEKQRVREQERRRVAEWDRQRLQAARAQLLWERHQQRQNQVQRRDLDAVNAGLSQEQKAKNIYLKEQEYSNIPTEEFYAQFNTTTR; from the exons ATGAGCGGGCTGGGGCCGCAgcgggagctggaggaggcCGCCGCCCTGGagcgccggcggcggcgggagctgCTGCGGCGGGGCCGCATCTTCGACCCCCGGATCCGCACGATCGGG aTTGATAAAGATGCATTGGATGTGCAGGTCAAGGAGAGGAAAATTAAAGAAGCAGCTGAAAAAGCAGAACATGAAAGATTTG CTCATGACATGAAGAAAAATGACAAGCTCATGTGTTTGCTAGAAGAACGACAGAAAAACGAAATCAAAGAGATGAATAGGGCTCTCAATGAATTTCAGAAGAATTTTCAGGGGCCAGAAACAAGACGTGAATTTGACCTGAATGATCCACAAGCCCTGAAGAAGGACAGACCTGCTCGAGTTTCGGACGATGATCCTCGGTGTACTATATCTGGCATGCAGAAGTTTGTGGGTGAAGACTTAAACTATGATCAGAGGATGAAGTTTCAAAAGGAGCAGTTAAGGGAGTGGTCTTTTCAGCAACAGAAAGACTGGAAAAATGCATTAGCTGACCAAAAATTGGCAG ATGATCTTTATGACAAGTTTAGGATTGAACTTGACCGAAAGATTATGGAAGAAcaaagaagagaagaggaaagcaGGCGTGCTGTTTGTACAGATACAAAAAATTTCAATAGAATCCAG GCTGCTGAACTagatcataaaaataaattggaaaaggctcaaaaaataaaagatgacATGGCTGAAATTACCTGCCTCCTTCGAGGAGACTTCCTTTCTGAAAACCCTGACCAAGCAATCGGTCCCTGGGGTAAACATAATGTGCTGGTGAATAGATGGAAAGGAATGAATCAGGAGCAGCTGATGGCAATTCGTGAATTTCAAAAGGAACAAGCTCTGGAGAAACAG AGGGTAAGGGAGCAGGAACGGCGAAGAGTGGCTGAGTGGGACAGGCAGCGTCTGcaggctgccagagcccagctgctTTGGGAGCGGCACCAGCAGCGGCAGAACCAGGTGCAGCGCCGGGATTTGGATGCCGTGAACGCAGGGCTCTCTCAGGAGCAAAAAGCAAA gAACATTTATCTTAAAGAACAAGAGTATTCAAATATTCCAACGGAAGAATTTTATGCACAGTTTAATACAACCACCCGGTAA